CGGCGGATTGGTCACGATGACGCCGAACTGTCCGTCAATTTGGTCGTACATCGAACTTTCAACGATGCTCACATTGGTAATCCCATTATCGGCAGCATTTTTCTTGGCTAACGCAAGCGCCCGTTCATTCACATCGCTCATGGTAATCTGCCGCTCAGGAAAATATTTGGCCAAGGCAAGTCCGATCGGTCCGTAACCCGTTCCCACGTCCAGAATCGGCCCGTCAGGCAGAGATGCCGCTAAAACGCTAGCAATCAAAACCCGACTGCCAAAATCAACGGTGTGTTTTGAAAAAACGCCATTATCGGTCGTCAAGTGCAAAACGTGACCGCCGAGCTCAAAATCAAAGCTGTGTTCATCATGGGCTAAATCAGGATCGTTCGTATAATAATGCTGCATCGATAAGCCGCCTTCCTATTTGCCTGGCACTACCAGTATTTTACACGTTAATGGCGCTTTTTCGCACCTTTATTCGTATCATTCGGCTACTTATCAATCCCCTGACCAAGACGGCTGACCCAAGCCAATCGTTTTGGCCACCAACTGTCAGAAGTCGTCAAGGTCACCTTTTGGCTCACCACCATCATGATTTGCAACAGTGTAAAGAGTAATGACGTCCGCTTGCGATAAGCAACGTACTTTGGTACCCATTCCGTTACATATTTGTTTTTATAGGAGCGCAACCCTTGGAACCCGTAAAACCGATAGCCATACTCGTAC
Above is a window of Lacticaseibacillus casei DSM 20011 = JCM 1134 = ATCC 393 DNA encoding:
- a CDS encoding class I SAM-dependent methyltransferase, encoding MQHYYTNDPDLAHDEHSFDFELGGHVLHLTTDNGVFSKHTVDFGSRVLIASVLAASLPDGPILDVGTGYGPIGLALAKYFPERQITMSDVNERALALAKKNAADNGITNVSIVESSMYDQIDGQFGVIVTNPPIRAGKAIVSGILAGAAEHLLPGGQLYAVIQKKQGTPSALKLMKATYKTAEVIKKEHGYYILKASQ